In the Tenrec ecaudatus isolate mTenEca1 chromosome 16, mTenEca1.hap1, whole genome shotgun sequence genome, one interval contains:
- the MRPS6 gene encoding small ribosomal subunit protein bS6m — protein sequence MPRYELALILKAMQRPETSATLKRTIEALMDRGAIVRNLENLGERALPYKISAHSQKHTRGGYFLVDFYAPTTTVSSIMEHLSRDIDVVRQSVVTHPLTQEEKDCEGIVPVPLEEKLYFIKKKK from the coding sequence ATGCCCCGCTACGAGCTGGCTTTGATACTGAAAGCCATGCAGCGGCCAGAGACCAGCGCTACGTTGAAACGTACGATAGAAGCCCTGATGGACAGAGGCGCAATCGTGAGGAACTTGGAAAACCTTGGTGAACGAGCACTCCCGTATAAGATCTCTGCCCACAGTCAGAAGCACACGAGAGGAGGGTATTTCTTGGTGGATTTTTATGCCCCCACAACAACTGTTAGTAGCATCATGGAGCACTTGTCCCGAGACATCGATGTCGTCCGACAGAGTGTGGTGACGCACCCACTGACCCAGGAAGAAAAGGATTGTGAAGGGATTGTCCCGGTCCCACTGGAAGAAAAATTATATTTCATCAAAAAGAAGAAGTGA